Proteins from a genomic interval of Amphiura filiformis chromosome 9, Afil_fr2py, whole genome shotgun sequence:
- the LOC140161057 gene encoding nucleoside diphosphate-linked moiety X motif 6-like, whose translation MICLTTSVGTRHVGSRMKCLTAAWTKKNQPLLCRSTSSTNHCNLKHSERLCHISLIGELRNCLCPPNNNNSTTFIRSYSTSTQQPTYSSKCLLGERDRFNAVMVDLTHEGNQQFIADNGYFGNILADSTSKWQKDGTIAIWIRVPIAHSRLIPVAASHGFSLHHTEGNHIYLSRWLLDCPSRLPAYANHQIGVSGFVLNEEKEEVLMIQDKHRIVRWKFPGGLSNFGEDIPDTVVREVWEETGIKTDFQSVLCFRQQHNMPWAFGISDIYVVCRLRPLNFDLNICKDELVDAKWTKVNELLKDPNHTHLTVRVARLIQHGLKYGFDSVDISMEELPSVYKNTTYKLFHKPLPPSL comes from the exons ATGATCTGTTTAACAACATCAGTGGGCACTCGTCATGTGGGGAGCCGAATGAAGTGTTTAACAGCAGCATGGACTAAAAAAAATCAACCATTACTGTGTCGTAGTACTAGTAGTACTAATCACTGCAACTTAAAACATAGTGAAAGACTATGTCACATATCATTAATTGGTGAACTCAGGAATTGTCTATGTCCaccaaataataataacagtactACCTTTATTAGATCATATTCTACCTCTACTCAACAACCTACATATAGTAGCAAGTGCCTTTTGGGAGAGAGAGACCGCTTTAATGCAGTGATGGTTGATTTAACCCATGAAGGCAATCAACAATTTATTGCAGATAATGGATATTTTGGTAACATACTAGCAG ATTCTACCTCAAAATGGCAGAAAGATGGTACAATAGCCATTTGGATACGGGTTCCTATAGCTCACAGTAGATTGATACCAGTAGCAGCAAGCCATGGATTCAGCTTGCATCATACAGAAGGAAATCATATATATTTATCAAGATGGTTACTGGACTGTCCTAGTAGACTACCTGCATATGCTAATCACCAGATTGGAGTGTCAG GATTTGTCCTGAATGAAGAGAAGGAGGAAGTTTTAATGATTCAAGACAAACATAGG ATTGTGAGATGGAAGTTTCCAGGTGGTTTGTCTAATTTTGGTGAAGATATTCCTGATACTGTTGTAAGAGAGGTGTGGGAAGAGACTGGTATCAAGACAG ATTTTCAATCTGTACTTTGTTTCCGTCAACAACACAACATGCCGTGGGCATTTGGCATCTCTGACATCTACGTAGTCTGCCGATTACGACCTCTGAACTTTGACCTCAACATATGCAAGGATGAGTTGGTGGATGCCAAGTGGACAAAAGTGAATGAGTTACTGAAGGATCCCAACCACACTCACCTAACAGTACGGGTGGCAAGGCTTATTCAACATGGACTCAAATATGGGTTTGATAGTGTGGATATTTCCATGGAGGAATTGCCTTCAGTTTATAAGAATACAACATATAAACTCTTCCATAAACCACTACCTCCATCTTTATGA